A genomic region of Exiguobacterium oxidotolerans JCM 12280 contains the following coding sequences:
- a CDS encoding MFS transporter, protein MSTQASHTRKGYLMMVVLWFAYATFAMNWVAGSSLTPQITAHFFGDRTVDPLISQLVNYSITTARVFANILAALILMKLGPKKAPMLALLFLMMSIVAIYLPNYWAYTAARMVMGLGGSMVIVYMNPVVTRYISNPTEKLRINALNTVSYNVGAFVVSLLFTFFATQFTNNWQLTLTIFAALTAVLFLAWLMFSEEFDLNTASDQSEVVTAYGYRDAIKDGFLWKYALAFGGFLTLYILSLVGLKPVFDTYTELNGSLVNLLVSGAGIIGTFVGLKIGSRGTPRKPILLTSGLIMIGSFIVTVAFGNISPLVSYIFAFISGFAMYIQYPIFMNLAHEMKGMTPQKITVLFGLFWAIAYATQTIFTIIWSYALGHMGYTVSMVVFFVSCSTYLLFSFFLPETKPKQTQPASKKTA, encoded by the coding sequence ATGTCTACACAAGCAAGTCACACACGAAAAGGGTATTTGATGATGGTGGTTCTCTGGTTCGCGTATGCGACGTTCGCCATGAACTGGGTCGCCGGATCCTCATTAACCCCGCAAATCACGGCTCATTTTTTCGGAGACCGGACCGTTGACCCGTTGATTTCACAGCTCGTCAATTACTCAATCACGACAGCACGCGTCTTTGCGAACATCCTGGCAGCACTCATCTTGATGAAACTGGGACCGAAAAAAGCACCGATGCTCGCCCTGTTGTTCCTGATGATGTCGATCGTCGCCATTTATCTGCCGAACTACTGGGCTTATACGGCAGCACGAATGGTCATGGGACTTGGTGGTTCGATGGTCATCGTCTACATGAATCCGGTCGTCACTCGCTACATCAGTAATCCAACGGAAAAATTGCGGATCAATGCGCTCAACACTGTTTCTTATAATGTCGGAGCATTCGTCGTTTCATTACTGTTTACGTTTTTTGCGACCCAGTTCACGAACAACTGGCAACTGACATTGACGATTTTTGCTGCGTTGACCGCCGTTCTGTTCCTTGCTTGGTTGATGTTCAGTGAAGAGTTCGATTTGAATACGGCAAGTGATCAAAGCGAAGTCGTCACGGCTTACGGCTATCGCGATGCCATCAAAGACGGATTTCTTTGGAAGTACGCATTAGCATTCGGTGGTTTCTTGACGCTCTACATTTTGTCACTCGTCGGTCTCAAACCGGTGTTTGATACGTACACCGAACTGAACGGTTCACTCGTCAACCTGCTTGTCTCCGGTGCCGGAATCATCGGAACTTTTGTTGGTCTGAAAATCGGCAGTCGCGGCACACCGCGAAAACCGATTCTCCTGACTAGCGGACTCATCATGATTGGCAGTTTCATCGTTACGGTTGCGTTCGGCAACATCTCGCCACTCGTTTCGTACATCTTTGCCTTCATTTCCGGTTTTGCGATGTACATCCAGTATCCGATTTTCATGAACTTGGCACATGAGATGAAAGGGATGACACCGCAAAAAATCACCGTCCTCTTCGGTCTGTTTTGGGCAATCGCTTATGCGACGCAGACGATTTTCACCATCATTTGGAGCTATGCCCTCGGTCATATGGGCTATACCGTCTCGATGGTCGTCTTTTTCGTCAGCTGTTCGACTTATCTGTTATTCAGCTTTTTCTTACCTGAAACAAAACCGAAGCAGACGCAACCCGCTTCGAAAAAAACGGCGTAA
- a CDS encoding NUDIX hydrolase, which yields MEQWDIYTADRKKTGRTWTRGKKLQAGDYHLVVHVCLFNSSGKMLIQQRQPFKEGWSNLWDLTVGGSAVAGDTSQQAAARELFEEIGLRYDFEGLRPHLTSHFDEGFDDVYLIEADIDLSTLVLQQEEVQGVAWATEEEIIARIQAGTFIPYHEGLVSTLFALCKQRGNITSYALL from the coding sequence ATGGAACAATGGGATATCTATACAGCGGACCGCAAGAAAACAGGACGGACATGGACACGGGGAAAGAAGTTACAAGCGGGCGATTATCATCTAGTCGTGCACGTCTGTCTGTTTAACTCAAGCGGTAAAATGTTGATTCAGCAACGGCAACCTTTTAAAGAAGGCTGGTCCAACTTATGGGACTTGACTGTCGGTGGAAGTGCCGTCGCGGGAGACACGAGCCAGCAGGCGGCAGCACGGGAGCTGTTTGAAGAGATTGGCCTGCGCTATGATTTTGAGGGCCTGCGCCCACATCTGACGTCGCATTTTGATGAAGGGTTCGATGATGTTTACTTAATTGAGGCAGATATCGATTTGTCGACACTCGTCTTACAACAGGAAGAAGTGCAAGGTGTCGCCTGGGCGACGGAGGAGGAAATCATCGCCCGGATTCAAGCAGGGACGTTCATTCCGTATCATGAAGGTTTGGTTTCGACATTGTTCGCGTTATGTAAGCAACGCGGCAACATTACATCATACGCGTTATTGTAA
- a CDS encoding LURP-one-related/scramblase family protein, whose amino-acid sequence MKLLLMNQTIDLNRRFTIQDETGHVTHEVTGQLLQMQKNWQLVQEAAEIGRVTKQTFSMLPHILVEVDGRVVATIQKTGFLMFADYRIDSRDLQIDINWATMTFSVTYQGNKIGQGKRRWVRFGKQYELTLFDEAAEALFLSVVLGLDRAKADKTVSALFADNWAGGKK is encoded by the coding sequence ATGAAACTACTTTTGATGAACCAGACAATCGATTTGAACCGACGTTTTACCATTCAAGATGAAACCGGACACGTCACACATGAAGTGACCGGACAGTTGTTGCAAATGCAGAAAAATTGGCAACTCGTACAAGAAGCTGCCGAGATCGGCCGCGTGACGAAACAGACGTTCAGCATGCTGCCGCATATCCTGGTGGAAGTGGACGGGCGTGTCGTTGCGACCATTCAAAAAACCGGGTTTTTGATGTTTGCGGATTACCGGATCGACAGCCGGGATCTGCAAATCGACATCAACTGGGCGACGATGACGTTCAGTGTCACGTATCAAGGAAACAAAATCGGTCAAGGCAAAAGACGGTGGGTTCGTTTCGGAAAACAGTACGAACTGACACTGTTTGATGAGGCGGCGGAAGCACTGTTTTTAAGTGTCGTGCTCGGACTCGACCGGGCGAAAGCAGACAAAACGGTCTCGGCGCTGTTCGCAGACAATTGGGCAGGGGGGAAGAAGTAA
- a CDS encoding LURP-one-related/scramblase family protein, with translation MHTLYMKQKVFSLRGRFSIQDQQEQDVYLVEGSFMQIPKTFSISSVDGEEVALITKKVFSLLPKFFVEVDGETLTIEKSFTFFKDRYTIDAADLEIDGDWWDMDFQIKRHGEVVGSVEKKWFTFGDSYEIQVFDPDVEKVLIALVVAIDCVKEDEEASS, from the coding sequence ATGCACACACTCTATATGAAACAGAAAGTATTCAGTTTACGGGGACGTTTTTCGATTCAAGATCAGCAGGAACAGGATGTCTATCTTGTCGAAGGAAGCTTCATGCAGATTCCGAAGACCTTTTCGATTTCGAGCGTCGATGGGGAAGAAGTCGCCCTCATCACGAAGAAAGTATTCAGCCTGTTGCCGAAGTTTTTTGTTGAGGTCGATGGCGAAACACTGACGATCGAAAAATCATTTACATTCTTTAAAGACCGTTACACGATTGACGCGGCAGATTTAGAAATCGACGGCGATTGGTGGGACATGGATTTTCAAATCAAACGTCACGGGGAAGTCGTCGGGAGCGTCGAGAAAAAATGGTTCACGTTTGGTGACAGCTACGAGATTCAAGTCTTTGATCCAGACGTCGAGAAGGTGTTGATTGCGCTGGTCGTCGCAATTGACTGTGTCAAAGAGGACGAAGAAGCCAGTTCATAA
- a CDS encoding FMN-binding glutamate synthase family protein encodes MSINTVILITLLLLVALVVIVPLIVVLYLWATDSRQKEHAVLRNFPVLGKMRYILEKMGPELRQYLFLNNNEGKPFSRNDYKSAVIAGKYNSRILGFGSERDFDEAGFYIQNALFPTNRDELRVANDNKVPTYLYELDQDNLFTRKEHLVEKQVAPFLLRDDDAPIIGQATCRQPFQVRGLIGQSAMSFGALGDRAITALSIGLGRAQGAWMNTGEGGLSDHHLKGDVDIICQIGPGLFGVRTEDGDFSFEEFEQKSRIPQVKAFELKLAQGAKTRGGHLEGEKVTPEIAKVRKVKAGVGIDSPNRFNEFKTNAEMLTFVEKLRDIGGKPVGIKIVVGKVDDIKDLIAYMAESGKHPDFITIDGGEGGTGASFQELADAAGLPIKSALPYVHQLLVAYGIRDRIKLFASGKLISADKIAVALGLGADFVNIARGLMFNVGCIQAQVCHTNHCPVGVATTDPKLQKALIVDEKSFRVTNYIISLREGLYNLTAAAGLESPTQLTAEHIIYKDQNGHVTKATALNYNPLK; translated from the coding sequence ATGTCCATTAATACTGTCATCTTGATTACCTTACTTCTGCTCGTTGCGCTCGTCGTCATCGTCCCGCTTATTGTCGTCCTTTATTTATGGGCGACCGATTCACGTCAAAAAGAACATGCCGTCCTCCGAAATTTTCCTGTCCTCGGTAAAATGCGTTATATCTTAGAAAAGATGGGCCCGGAACTTCGGCAATACCTGTTCTTAAACAACAATGAAGGCAAACCATTTTCCCGAAACGATTACAAATCAGCCGTCATCGCCGGTAAATACAATTCACGGATTCTCGGTTTTGGATCAGAACGTGACTTCGATGAAGCCGGTTTTTATATCCAGAATGCCCTCTTTCCGACGAATCGTGATGAACTCCGGGTCGCGAACGATAACAAAGTCCCGACCTACTTATATGAACTCGATCAAGATAATTTATTCACCCGGAAAGAACATCTCGTCGAAAAACAAGTTGCGCCCTTTTTATTACGGGACGACGACGCCCCGATCATCGGTCAAGCGACGTGCCGCCAGCCGTTTCAAGTCCGCGGACTGATCGGACAATCGGCGATGAGCTTCGGTGCACTTGGCGACCGGGCGATCACTGCGCTGTCGATTGGCCTCGGACGCGCTCAAGGCGCCTGGATGAACACGGGCGAAGGTGGACTGTCCGACCATCATTTAAAAGGGGACGTCGATATCATCTGCCAAATCGGGCCCGGACTGTTTGGCGTCCGAACGGAAGACGGTGACTTTTCATTCGAAGAGTTTGAACAGAAAAGTCGAATTCCTCAAGTCAAAGCATTTGAATTAAAACTTGCCCAAGGTGCAAAAACGCGTGGTGGTCACCTCGAAGGTGAAAAAGTTACACCGGAGATCGCCAAGGTCCGGAAAGTCAAAGCCGGTGTCGGCATCGATAGCCCGAACCGCTTTAATGAGTTCAAGACGAACGCCGAGATGCTGACGTTCGTCGAGAAGTTACGCGACATCGGTGGGAAGCCGGTCGGTATCAAAATCGTCGTCGGGAAAGTCGATGATATCAAGGATCTCATCGCCTACATGGCGGAGTCCGGCAAACACCCAGATTTCATTACGATTGACGGCGGCGAAGGCGGGACCGGAGCGTCATTCCAGGAACTCGCCGACGCGGCGGGCCTTCCGATCAAATCGGCGCTCCCTTATGTCCATCAGCTCCTTGTCGCATACGGGATTCGCGACCGGATTAAACTGTTTGCGTCCGGTAAGTTGATCAGTGCCGATAAGATTGCCGTCGCCTTAGGGCTCGGTGCTGATTTCGTCAACATCGCCCGCGGCCTGATGTTCAACGTCGGTTGTATCCAGGCGCAAGTCTGTCACACAAACCATTGTCCAGTCGGTGTCGCGACGACGGACCCGAAACTACAAAAAGCCCTCATCGTCGACGAGAAGAGCTTCCGGGTGACGAACTACATCATCTCGCTTCGGGAAGGTCTCTATAATTTGACGGCAGCGGCCGGACTTGAAAGCCCGACACAGCTGACAGCTGAACATATCATCTACAAGGACCAAAATGGTCATGTCACGAAAGCGACGGCACTGAACTACAATCCACTGAAATGA
- a CDS encoding tRNA dihydrouridine synthase, with the protein MKNNFWQDLPRPFFVLAPMEDVTDVVFRHVVAKAARPDVFFTEFTNTESYCHPKGKQSVRGRLEFTEDEQPMVAHIWGDKPEYFREMSIGMAEMGFKGIDINMGCPVQNVAVNGKGSGLINRPDVAAELIQAAKAGGLPVSVKTRLGYSKVEEWHDWLRHILEQDIANLSIHLRTRKEMSAVPAHFELIPEIKKLRDEVAPQTLLTINGDINDRQHGLELVEQYGVDGVMIGRGIFHNPFAFEVEKKEHSSEELLDLLRLQLDLHDQYSAEFEPRLFKPLRRFFKIYVRGFRGASELRARLMETNSTDDVRALLDEFVEQEGIHAVNSFSI; encoded by the coding sequence ATGAAAAACAACTTTTGGCAGGACCTGCCACGACCATTTTTTGTACTTGCTCCAATGGAAGATGTCACGGACGTCGTCTTCCGTCACGTCGTCGCGAAAGCAGCGCGGCCGGATGTCTTCTTCACTGAATTTACGAATACGGAAAGTTACTGTCATCCGAAAGGCAAACAGAGTGTCCGTGGACGACTCGAGTTCACCGAAGACGAACAGCCGATGGTCGCCCATATTTGGGGCGACAAACCGGAATATTTCCGTGAGATGAGTATCGGGATGGCGGAAATGGGCTTTAAGGGCATCGACATCAACATGGGTTGTCCCGTCCAGAACGTCGCCGTCAACGGAAAAGGATCCGGACTGATCAACCGTCCCGACGTCGCAGCTGAACTGATCCAAGCAGCGAAAGCCGGTGGTCTGCCGGTCAGCGTCAAGACACGTCTCGGCTATTCGAAAGTCGAGGAGTGGCACGACTGGTTACGCCATATTCTCGAACAGGATATCGCCAACCTGTCGATTCACCTGCGGACGCGTAAAGAAATGAGTGCCGTCCCGGCGCACTTCGAACTGATTCCGGAAATCAAGAAACTTCGGGATGAAGTCGCACCGCAAACCCTCTTGACGATCAATGGAGACATCAACGACCGGCAACACGGGCTTGAACTCGTCGAGCAGTATGGTGTCGACGGCGTCATGATCGGTCGCGGGATTTTCCATAATCCGTTTGCCTTCGAAGTCGAAAAGAAAGAGCACTCGAGCGAAGAATTACTTGATCTGTTACGTCTGCAACTCGACCTGCACGATCAGTATTCAGCTGAATTCGAACCCCGTCTGTTCAAACCGCTCCGTCGGTTCTTCAAGATTTATGTCCGCGGTTTCCGCGGGGCAAGCGAACTGCGCGCCCGTTTGATGGAGACAAATTCAACGGATGACGTTCGGGCGCTGCTCGACGAGTTCGTCGAACAGGAAGGCATTCACGCCGTTAATTCGTTTTCGATTTAA
- a CDS encoding glycoside hydrolase family 3 protein, whose product MTTYTLDWNAYTALARKTVAEGAVLLKNDLQTLPLAAGTTVSVFGRNQFNYYKSGTGSGGMVNVSHVVSPLEALQRHPDLTVNQSLLDVYEAWLQDHPFDKGEGWAAEPWSQEEMPVTDEIVAGAASQSDVAIVMIGRTAGEDRDNTADPGSYLLTDVELTLIEKVSQAFPKTVVLLNVGNVIDMQWALDFNPSAILYGWQGGMEGGNALVDLLTGEVTPSGKLPDTIVRSLDAYPSTPYFGHEDRAIYKEDIYVGYRYFETFAKDDVLYPFGFGLSYTTFDVATETVDMMEQQVTLTVTVTNTGTHSGKEVVQVYLEKPQGKLGNPSRGLIAFAKTKLLEAGQSETLTLTVPLTEYTSYDDAGVTGHKSSYVIEAGDYHLYVGTDVRTAAHVATQTIGQLQVIETLSENMAPVTAFDRLKPQQTETGYDVSYEATPLRTIDPEARRLAERPAERTYSDDQGLTLKDVSEGKTSLDVFLDQLTDEDLAAIVRGEGMNSPRVTPGTAAAFGGVTDRLTAFGIPAACCADGPSGIRMDIGTKAFSLPNGTLVASTFNVELVADLFEMTGLELRKNGVDTLLGPGMNIHRHPLNGRNFEYFSEDPHLTGMMAVAELDGMHRVGVTGTLKHLSANNQEFHRHDLDSIVSERALREIYLKGFEHAVKRGQAYAIMTTYGAVNGLWTAGLYDQNTRILRDEWGFDGVVMTDWWAKINAEGTDANRQQTATMVRSQNDLYMVVGEPGANPFEDDTLSSLADGTLTRAELLRSAANICQFILRSPVMERTLGQEATVDVTGLLEETDDLNEQAVTHQQLQSGVPIVFDELDTSTGSSHVFAVTAEETGMYHVTFEARSYAGELAQMPVTLFANNMPVATFTFNGTDGEWVTQTKDVFVFNPHNYFKLYFALGGLELKNITFTLTESFHMKNG is encoded by the coding sequence ATGACGACATATACATTGGATTGGAACGCGTACACGGCATTGGCCCGGAAGACGGTCGCAGAAGGCGCGGTCCTGTTAAAAAATGACTTGCAGACGTTACCGCTTGCTGCGGGGACGACGGTTTCCGTTTTCGGACGCAATCAGTTCAACTACTATAAGAGCGGAACGGGATCAGGCGGGATGGTCAATGTCTCACATGTAGTCAGTCCACTCGAAGCCCTGCAACGTCATCCGGATTTGACGGTAAACCAGTCGCTGCTTGATGTTTACGAAGCCTGGCTGCAGGACCATCCGTTTGATAAAGGCGAAGGCTGGGCGGCGGAACCATGGTCGCAGGAAGAAATGCCGGTTACGGATGAAATCGTCGCTGGGGCAGCGTCGCAATCGGACGTCGCCATCGTCATGATTGGTCGGACGGCTGGTGAAGACCGTGATAACACAGCAGACCCGGGCAGTTACCTGCTGACGGACGTCGAATTGACACTGATTGAAAAAGTCTCGCAGGCATTCCCGAAAACGGTTGTTTTACTGAACGTCGGCAACGTCATTGACATGCAGTGGGCGCTTGATTTCAATCCAAGTGCGATCCTTTACGGATGGCAAGGCGGGATGGAAGGCGGAAACGCGTTGGTCGATCTCTTGACGGGAGAAGTCACACCGTCCGGGAAACTGCCGGATACGATTGTCCGCTCACTTGATGCGTACCCGTCAACACCGTACTTCGGTCATGAAGACCGGGCGATTTATAAGGAAGACATCTATGTCGGATACCGCTACTTCGAGACGTTTGCGAAAGACGACGTCCTCTATCCGTTCGGCTTCGGTTTATCGTACACGACGTTTGACGTCGCGACGGAGACGGTCGACATGATGGAGCAACAGGTGACGTTAACCGTCACCGTCACGAATACAGGGACGCACAGCGGAAAAGAAGTCGTTCAAGTCTATCTTGAGAAACCGCAAGGGAAGCTCGGCAATCCGAGCCGCGGACTTATAGCGTTTGCGAAGACCAAACTCCTTGAAGCGGGTCAAAGTGAAACGCTGACTTTAACGGTTCCACTGACGGAATATACGAGCTACGATGATGCCGGCGTGACCGGACACAAGTCGTCCTATGTGATTGAAGCAGGTGACTATCACTTGTATGTCGGAACAGACGTCCGGACGGCGGCGCACGTGGCGACGCAAACAATCGGGCAGTTACAGGTGATCGAGACGTTAAGTGAAAACATGGCACCGGTCACGGCATTCGACCGCTTGAAGCCGCAACAGACGGAGACCGGTTACGACGTATCGTATGAAGCAACACCGTTGCGGACGATTGATCCGGAAGCCCGTCGCTTAGCGGAACGTCCGGCAGAACGGACCTACTCGGACGATCAAGGCCTGACATTGAAGGACGTCTCCGAAGGCAAGACATCACTCGACGTGTTCCTCGATCAGTTGACGGATGAGGATCTCGCGGCAATCGTTCGCGGTGAAGGGATGAATTCCCCGCGCGTTACTCCGGGAACGGCAGCAGCGTTCGGCGGTGTGACCGACCGGTTGACGGCGTTCGGTATCCCGGCAGCCTGCTGTGCCGACGGTCCGTCCGGCATCCGGATGGATATCGGAACAAAAGCCTTTTCGCTGCCAAACGGGACGCTTGTCGCCTCGACGTTTAATGTCGAGCTCGTGGCGGACTTGTTTGAAATGACAGGACTCGAACTTCGGAAAAATGGCGTCGACACGTTGCTCGGACCTGGCATGAACATTCACCGTCATCCGCTCAACGGACGAAACTTCGAGTACTTCTCGGAAGATCCGCATTTGACAGGGATGATGGCGGTCGCTGAACTGGACGGCATGCACCGGGTCGGCGTGACGGGAACACTGAAACACTTAAGTGCCAACAACCAGGAGTTCCACCGTCATGATCTCGATTCGATTGTCTCGGAACGGGCACTACGGGAGATTTATCTGAAAGGATTTGAGCATGCCGTCAAACGGGGGCAGGCCTATGCGATCATGACGACGTATGGTGCCGTCAATGGTCTCTGGACCGCAGGACTCTATGATCAGAACACCCGGATTCTCCGTGACGAGTGGGGCTTTGACGGTGTCGTCATGACCGACTGGTGGGCGAAAATCAATGCCGAAGGAACGGACGCCAACCGGCAACAGACGGCGACGATGGTCCGCTCGCAAAACGATCTCTACATGGTCGTCGGGGAACCGGGCGCGAATCCGTTTGAAGATGATACGTTGTCGTCGCTTGCAGACGGCACGTTGACACGGGCGGAGTTGTTACGGAGTGCGGCGAACATCTGTCAGTTCATCCTTCGGTCACCGGTCATGGAGCGGACGCTTGGTCAGGAAGCGACGGTCGACGTCACTGGATTACTGGAAGAAACGGATGATCTGAACGAACAGGCGGTGACGCATCAGCAACTGCAGAGTGGTGTCCCGATCGTCTTCGACGAACTCGATACGTCGACCGGAAGCAGTCATGTCTTCGCCGTGACGGCAGAAGAAACGGGTATGTATCACGTCACGTTCGAAGCCCGGTCGTACGCCGGTGAACTCGCGCAGATGCCGGTGACGTTGTTTGCGAACAACATGCCGGTCGCAACGTTTACGTTTAACGGCACGGACGGCGAATGGGTGACGCAGACGAAAGACGTCTTTGTCTTTAATCCACACAACTACTTCAAACTCTACTTTGCACTCGGTGGATTGGAGCTCAAAAACATCACCTTTACGTTAACGGAATCGTTCCATATGAAAAACGGGTAA
- a CDS encoding alpha/beta hydrolase, giving the protein MGQEYQQLVDRLAQKTTGELQDGVEVVIKPVPDRTESGVLDPRVLEVMMQQQQDSSPAGPFSLEAARAGMGWVNTDLTKTDITTEDIMIPSAEQSIPARIYRPRSTEPLPAVVYFHGGGFFGGTLDPVEHPCKLLAERANVVVISIDYRLAPEHPFPSGLNDCFTAVKWAYEQAYQLGINRAQLAVAGDSAGGNLATVCALLDREQQTEMIQYQVLLYPVVNLAALPTDDFEWRLDDYEMNENRELLEGIVTALEDTDGLLNRLYLQGTANVQDSHVSPLFSDKLGNLPEALIITAEYDYLRLEGEAYGRKLARAGVKTKRIQYNGMDHAFIEKLGQYPQAEDCITEIANGLKTKFIQPTGNEGMSR; this is encoded by the coding sequence ATGGGACAGGAGTATCAGCAATTGGTCGATCGGTTAGCGCAAAAAACGACTGGTGAATTGCAAGATGGCGTTGAAGTCGTCATCAAACCGGTGCCGGACCGGACGGAAAGTGGCGTACTCGATCCACGCGTCTTGGAAGTCATGATGCAGCAGCAACAAGACAGTTCACCGGCCGGTCCTTTTTCACTCGAAGCGGCGCGGGCCGGGATGGGCTGGGTCAATACCGACCTGACGAAGACAGACATCACGACGGAAGACATCATGATACCGAGTGCGGAACAATCGATTCCGGCACGAATCTATCGTCCCCGGTCAACAGAACCGTTACCGGCGGTTGTCTATTTCCACGGCGGCGGCTTTTTCGGCGGGACACTTGATCCGGTCGAGCATCCGTGTAAGTTGTTGGCAGAACGGGCGAACGTCGTCGTGATTTCAATCGATTACCGACTCGCACCGGAACACCCATTTCCGAGCGGTCTGAACGACTGTTTCACGGCCGTCAAATGGGCGTACGAACAGGCGTATCAGCTCGGCATCAACCGCGCGCAGCTTGCTGTCGCCGGTGACAGTGCCGGCGGAAACTTAGCGACGGTCTGTGCGCTGCTCGATCGTGAGCAACAAACAGAGATGATCCAGTACCAAGTCCTGCTCTATCCGGTCGTCAATCTCGCGGCTCTGCCGACGGATGACTTTGAGTGGCGTCTTGATGACTACGAAATGAACGAGAATCGGGAGCTGCTTGAAGGGATTGTCACAGCCCTGGAAGACACGGATGGACTGTTAAACCGCTTGTACCTGCAAGGAACGGCGAACGTACAGGATTCGCACGTGTCACCACTTTTCAGTGACAAGTTAGGAAACTTACCGGAGGCGCTGATCATCACGGCGGAGTACGATTACCTCCGTCTTGAAGGCGAAGCGTACGGACGAAAACTCGCGCGGGCCGGCGTGAAAACAAAACGGATTCAGTACAACGGCATGGATCATGCCTTCATCGAAAAACTTGGGCAATACCCGCAAGCAGAAGACTGCATCACGGAAATCGCGAACGGTCTCAAAACAAAATTTATTCAACCAACAGGAAATGAGGGGATGAGCAGATGA
- a CDS encoding DUF4317 domain-containing protein — MNKQDISDIRRHFKVDSELLKINEIYNVYIRKETSEIFYEESRPFAFLELEQQELFLANFKKVLTGKLDIKLFEVKFQQPEEGATGHTQQLLYEGLYTEETEDWTEQMQQIALKMVQDVQYENDIVVTFIRGQYYKTTKRQADETEVDKNDEVYTTPFILSSLNQTELPKQSLVFDYVDLEFKSNLLINPVIKLASPIGGFLFPCFTDNAADVNRVLYTASKPNKPDLAFIENVLNGDHIVTAEEDKAVFEEIVKLVIGEEVDSKTLAGVYEEVNHLLVLEDEKEDETEEIPMLDVKEVERVLKASGIEDVDTEQVERAFKTVIDDTTYEMKASNIVPNYEAKSIKINTKVANISVSAQDLKYIKQVNYNGKQCLLIEVEEDTVIDGFTLVSEENILS; from the coding sequence ATGAACAAACAAGACATCAGTGATATCCGTCGCCATTTTAAGGTCGACTCGGAACTACTTAAAATCAACGAAATTTATAATGTATATATCCGCAAGGAAACGAGTGAAATTTTCTATGAAGAAAGCCGGCCGTTCGCTTTTCTTGAGCTTGAACAACAGGAATTGTTCCTTGCGAACTTCAAAAAAGTCCTGACCGGAAAACTCGACATCAAGCTGTTTGAAGTTAAGTTCCAGCAACCGGAAGAAGGCGCGACCGGACATACGCAACAGCTGTTGTATGAAGGATTGTACACGGAAGAAACGGAAGACTGGACGGAACAGATGCAACAGATTGCGCTGAAGATGGTCCAGGACGTGCAGTACGAAAACGATATCGTCGTCACGTTCATCCGGGGGCAGTATTACAAGACGACGAAACGGCAGGCGGACGAGACGGAAGTCGATAAGAACGATGAAGTCTATACGACACCGTTCATTCTCAGCAGTCTCAACCAGACGGAACTGCCGAAACAGTCGCTCGTCTTTGACTATGTCGATCTTGAATTTAAGTCGAACCTGCTGATCAATCCCGTCATCAAACTCGCTTCACCGATCGGCGGCTTTTTATTCCCGTGCTTTACCGATAATGCGGCGGACGTCAACCGTGTCCTCTACACGGCGAGTAAACCGAACAAACCGGATCTTGCCTTCATTGAAAACGTCCTGAACGGGGACCACATCGTGACGGCGGAAGAAGACAAAGCGGTCTTTGAAGAAATCGTCAAGCTCGTCATCGGCGAAGAAGTCGATTCCAAAACGCTGGCCGGTGTCTATGAAGAAGTCAATCACCTGCTTGTCCTTGAAGACGAAAAGGAAGATGAGACGGAAGAGATACCGATGCTTGACGTCAAAGAAGTCGAACGGGTCTTAAAAGCGAGCGGCATCGAAGACGTCGACACGGAACAGGTCGAACGGGCCTTCAAAACAGTCATCGATGATACGACATATGAAATGAAGGCGAGTAACATCGTCCCGAACTATGAAGCGAAATCAATTAAAATCAATACGAAAGTCGCGAACATCTCCGTCAGTGCGCAAGACTTGAAGTACATTAAGCAGGTCAATTACAACGGCAAACAATGTCTGTTGATCGAAGTCGAGGAAGACACGGTCATCGACGGGTTCACGCTCGTTTCAGAAGAAAATATTTTGAGTTAA